In a single window of the Streptomyces sp. NBC_00285 genome:
- a CDS encoding GNAT family N-acetyltransferase — MYAISLGDDAELRPLEPWHAEEFLAHLERGRDFIGRFIAFGSQETDVDSARAMLQRYADLRAADTASLHGLWLEGKLVGGVLFLNFSAEKGNCEVGCWLEPAGTGRGLVTRAMRILLDHAVEQRGMHRIEWVAASGNEASLNVARRLGMTRDGVHREAHPYGGVRHDLEVWSILAPEWREARARVVRNDH; from the coding sequence ATGTACGCGATATCCCTGGGTGACGACGCCGAGCTGCGTCCGCTGGAACCGTGGCACGCGGAGGAGTTCCTCGCGCATCTGGAGCGGGGCCGGGACTTCATCGGACGGTTCATCGCCTTCGGCTCCCAGGAGACGGACGTCGACTCCGCGCGGGCCATGCTCCAGCGCTACGCCGACCTGCGCGCCGCCGACACGGCCTCCCTGCACGGCCTGTGGCTGGAGGGCAAACTCGTGGGCGGGGTGCTGTTCCTCAACTTCAGCGCCGAGAAGGGCAACTGCGAGGTCGGCTGCTGGCTGGAGCCCGCCGGCACCGGGCGTGGCCTGGTCACCCGCGCGATGCGGATCCTCCTCGATCACGCCGTCGAGCAGCGCGGTATGCACCGCATTGAGTGGGTGGCCGCCAGCGGCAACGAGGCCAGCCTGAACGTCGCCCGGCGGCTGGGAATGACCCGCGACGGAGTGCACCGGGAGGCGCACCCCTATGGTGGCGTACGGCACGACCTCGAGGTGTGGTCGATTCTCGCCCCCGAGTGGCGTGAAGCACGCGCACGTGTCGTCCGGAACGATCATTAA
- a CDS encoding 2-hydroxyacid dehydrogenase: MTADVWLPIPPDEIEGLPEGPKYLFWDGGDDGGQEFPGDPAHCAVYVVPYMKRQPVKVRPLPHMSSLRLVQTLTAGVDDVLARLSDIVPGVVLCNARGVHEASTAELALTLTLASLRGIPQFVRAQQKESWQSAFHPALADKNVLIVGYGSIGSAIEDRLVPFEVARVVRVARSARVTERGPVHPFTELPALLPEADVVILSTPLTETTRHLADADFLARMKDGALLVNVARGPVVDTKALLAELETGRITAALDVTDPEPLPRGHPLWQAPGLLVSPHVGGPTSAFLPRAKRLLVDQLSRFVNQEPLRNVILTTGASGA, from the coding sequence ATGACTGCTGACGTGTGGCTGCCCATCCCGCCCGACGAGATCGAAGGGCTTCCCGAGGGGCCCAAGTACCTCTTCTGGGACGGGGGTGACGACGGTGGCCAGGAGTTCCCCGGTGATCCGGCGCACTGTGCCGTCTACGTCGTGCCGTACATGAAGCGGCAGCCGGTCAAGGTCCGGCCGCTGCCGCACATGAGCAGCCTCCGCCTCGTCCAGACGCTCACGGCCGGTGTCGACGACGTGCTGGCGCGGCTGTCGGACATCGTGCCGGGCGTGGTGCTGTGCAACGCGCGCGGTGTGCACGAGGCGAGCACCGCCGAGCTCGCCCTCACCCTGACTCTCGCCTCGCTGCGCGGCATCCCCCAGTTCGTCCGCGCCCAGCAGAAGGAGTCCTGGCAGAGCGCGTTCCATCCCGCGCTCGCCGACAAGAACGTGCTCATCGTCGGCTACGGCTCCATCGGTTCCGCCATCGAGGACCGGCTCGTTCCGTTCGAGGTCGCGCGGGTGGTGCGCGTCGCGCGCTCCGCGCGCGTCACGGAGCGCGGGCCGGTGCATCCGTTCACCGAACTCCCGGCCCTGCTCCCGGAGGCGGACGTCGTGATCCTGTCCACGCCCCTCACCGAAACCACCCGTCACCTGGCCGACGCCGACTTCCTGGCCCGTATGAAGGACGGCGCGCTCCTCGTGAACGTCGCCCGCGGTCCGGTCGTCGACACGAAGGCGCTTCTCGCCGAGCTGGAGACGGGCCGTATCACCGCCGCCCTCGACGTCACCGACCCCGAACCGCTGCCCCGGGGGCACCCGTTGTGGCAGGCGCCCGGCCTGCTCGTCAGTCCGCACGTCGGCGGTCCCACCTCGGCGTTCCTGCCGCGTGCCAAGCGCCTGTTGGTGGATCAGTTGAGCCGTTTCGTGAACCAGGAGCCCCTGCGCAACGTGATCCTTACGACGGGCGCGAGCGGCGCGTAA
- a CDS encoding MMPL family transporter gives MAALARWCVRRRLVVVLLWLLALGGVSTAAALTGSAYSNDYEVPGTESGSATALLQNGFPDLGGDADTVVWHVTSGSVRDADVEQTMTTTLDRITDLPGVSAVVSPYDSAGAGRISADGHTAYATVTFAHSAEDIDPSQARALVDTAKAAEADGLQVELGGSAVALTESSGGHLAEIVGVLVAALVLFLAFGSLAASLLPIATALVGVGTAYAGIELLGHAMTVADFAPMLGMLIGLGVGIDYALFIVTRHRRGLKRGLGVDESVENAVTTTGRAVVFAGATVCIALLGMLILRLGFLNGVAIAASLTVVLTVAASVTLLPALLSLIGTRALSRRERRRLTEHGPEPELPTGFAHRWSAFVERHPKKLGAIALLVITVLALPTLGLRLGTSDQGNGPSSSTTRQAYDLLAEGFGPGVNGPLTLVTRVEGAEDKLLLDNLDATIRTTEGIASTTPVTYDTGGDIAYFTIVPESAPQSRQTSELVDRLRTEVLPRAETGTSLDIHVGGMTASYDDFADVIVGKLPLFVGVVISLGALLLLLAFRSVGIPLKAAVMNVAAVAAAFGVVVAIFQWGWGSELLGLGRAGPIEPFLPVIMVSVLFGLSMDYQVFLVSRMYEEWLETGDNRRAVRVGLAETSRVINSAAVIMISVFLAFVLSGDRVIAMFGIALAAAVALDAFVLRTLLVPALMHLLGGANWWLPGWLERRMPRISIEPPECRAAHERLTGVVEQDVMEQMERERDEDVRDIPG, from the coding sequence GTGGCAGCCCTCGCGCGCTGGTGTGTCCGACGACGGCTCGTCGTCGTTCTCCTGTGGCTCCTCGCCCTCGGCGGAGTGAGCACAGCCGCCGCGCTCACCGGCTCCGCGTACTCCAACGACTACGAGGTCCCCGGCACCGAGTCCGGCAGCGCCACCGCCCTGCTCCAGAACGGCTTCCCGGACCTCGGCGGGGACGCCGACACCGTCGTCTGGCACGTGACCTCGGGTTCGGTGCGGGACGCCGACGTCGAGCAGACGATGACCACGACCTTGGACCGGATCACGGACCTGCCCGGAGTGAGCGCCGTGGTCAGCCCGTACGACTCCGCCGGCGCCGGACGGATCAGCGCCGACGGGCACACCGCCTACGCCACTGTCACCTTCGCCCACTCCGCCGAGGACATCGACCCGTCCCAGGCGCGGGCCCTCGTGGACACCGCCAAGGCCGCCGAGGCCGACGGGCTCCAGGTGGAGCTGGGCGGCAGCGCCGTGGCCCTCACCGAGTCCTCCGGCGGACACCTCGCCGAGATCGTCGGCGTGCTCGTCGCCGCCCTCGTGCTGTTCCTGGCCTTCGGCTCGCTCGCCGCCTCCCTGCTGCCCATCGCCACCGCCCTGGTCGGCGTCGGCACCGCGTACGCCGGGATCGAGCTGCTCGGGCACGCCATGACCGTCGCCGACTTCGCGCCCATGCTCGGCATGCTCATCGGGCTCGGCGTCGGCATCGACTACGCGCTCTTCATCGTCACGCGCCACCGGCGTGGCCTCAAACGCGGGCTCGGTGTCGACGAGTCCGTCGAGAACGCCGTCACCACCACCGGCCGCGCGGTCGTCTTCGCGGGTGCCACCGTGTGCATCGCCCTGCTCGGCATGCTGATCCTCCGGCTCGGCTTCCTCAACGGGGTCGCGATCGCCGCCTCCCTGACCGTCGTCCTCACGGTCGCGGCCTCCGTGACCCTGCTGCCCGCACTGCTCTCCCTCATCGGGACACGCGCCCTGAGCCGGCGCGAACGACGCCGCCTCACCGAGCACGGGCCCGAGCCCGAACTGCCCACCGGGTTCGCCCACCGCTGGTCGGCGTTCGTGGAGCGGCACCCCAAAAAGCTCGGCGCGATCGCCCTGCTGGTCATCACCGTCCTGGCGCTGCCCACCCTGGGCCTGCGCCTCGGCACCTCCGACCAGGGCAACGGCCCGAGCTCCTCGACCACCCGGCAGGCCTACGACCTCCTCGCGGAGGGCTTCGGACCCGGCGTCAACGGGCCGCTCACACTGGTGACCCGTGTCGAGGGCGCGGAGGACAAGCTGCTCCTCGACAACCTCGACGCCACGATCCGCACCACCGAGGGCATCGCGTCCACCACCCCGGTCACCTACGACACCGGCGGCGACATCGCGTACTTCACGATCGTCCCCGAGTCGGCACCGCAGTCCCGGCAGACCAGCGAACTCGTCGACCGGCTGCGCACCGAGGTCCTGCCACGCGCCGAGACCGGCACCTCCCTCGACATCCACGTCGGCGGCATGACGGCGTCCTACGACGACTTCGCGGACGTCATCGTCGGCAAACTGCCCCTGTTCGTCGGCGTCGTCATCAGCCTGGGCGCTCTGCTGCTCCTACTCGCCTTCCGCTCCGTCGGCATCCCGCTGAAGGCCGCCGTGATGAACGTCGCCGCCGTCGCCGCCGCCTTCGGAGTCGTCGTCGCGATCTTCCAGTGGGGCTGGGGCAGCGAACTGCTCGGCCTCGGCCGCGCGGGCCCCATCGAGCCCTTCCTCCCCGTGATCATGGTGTCCGTGCTCTTCGGTCTCTCCATGGACTACCAGGTCTTCCTGGTCAGCCGGATGTACGAGGAGTGGCTGGAAACCGGCGACAACCGGCGGGCCGTCCGCGTCGGCCTCGCCGAGACCAGCCGAGTGATCAACTCCGCCGCCGTCATCATGATCTCCGTCTTCCTCGCCTTCGTCCTCAGCGGCGACCGCGTGATCGCCATGTTCGGCATCGCGCTCGCCGCCGCCGTCGCCCTCGACGCCTTCGTCCTGCGCACCCTGCTGGTCCCCGCCCTCATGCACCTCCTCGGCGGCGCCAACTGGTGGCTGCCGGGCTGGCTGGAGAGGCGGATGCCCCGCATCAGCATCGAACCTCCCGAGTGCCGCGCCGCGCATGAGAGGCTCACTGGCGTTGTGGAGCAGGACGTCATGGAGCAGATGGAGAGGGAGCGGGACGAGGATGTACGCGATATCCCTGGGTGA
- a CDS encoding DUF6191 domain-containing protein gives MFNMFEELFAPGRKHTQDEQNRLALTREDVGDGDPGRGPIDLTSGKVVVRLVKSDDDTEEPSPEQTASK, from the coding sequence ATGTTCAACATGTTCGAAGAACTGTTCGCGCCCGGCCGCAAACACACCCAGGACGAGCAGAACCGGCTGGCCCTGACCAGGGAGGACGTCGGCGACGGGGACCCCGGACGCGGACCGATAGATCTCACGTCCGGGAAGGTCGTCGTCCGTCTGGTCAAGTCGGACGACGACACCGAGGAGCCCTCGCCGGAGCAGACCGCGTCGAAGTGA
- a CDS encoding PQQ-dependent sugar dehydrogenase yields MIVHRRAVTAVLAATTLLLTAGCSSGGGGGGGSPGGGESTSSSGAATGSSPTGRAAEETPPAKGSVKVLRTVTENLKTPWGIAPLPEGDLLVSSRDEGAIVRVDGQSGKKTELGRVSGVSAAGEGGLLGIALSPDYASDHMVYAYFTSASDNRIVRMVYDEQKDSGEQLGAPDTVFKGIPKGYIHNGGRIAFGPDGMLYAGTGESGNTGLAQDRTSLGGKILRLTPEGDPAPGNPFPDSAVYSYGHRNVQGLAWDSKQRLFASEFGQDTWDELNTIKPGDDYGWPDAEGRSDDKKFHNPIATWHTDDASPSGIAYAEGSIWMAGLKGQRLWRIPLKGTEASADPQAFLKGEYGRLRTVVSAGGDKLWLVTSNTDGRGSPKEGDDRILEIQVS; encoded by the coding sequence ATGATCGTGCATCGTCGAGCTGTGACGGCCGTGCTGGCCGCGACCACGCTCCTGCTGACGGCCGGCTGCTCGTCCGGCGGTGGAGGAGGGGGCGGTTCACCGGGTGGCGGCGAGAGCACCTCGTCGAGCGGTGCGGCCACGGGGTCCTCCCCCACCGGGCGGGCCGCCGAGGAGACCCCGCCGGCGAAGGGCTCGGTGAAGGTGCTGCGCACGGTCACCGAGAACCTCAAGACCCCGTGGGGAATCGCCCCGTTGCCCGAAGGCGACCTCCTCGTCTCCTCGCGCGACGAGGGCGCGATCGTCCGGGTCGACGGACAGTCGGGCAAGAAGACGGAACTCGGCCGGGTGTCCGGGGTCTCCGCGGCCGGCGAGGGCGGCCTCCTGGGCATCGCGCTGTCCCCGGACTACGCCTCCGACCACATGGTGTACGCCTACTTCACCTCGGCCTCGGACAACCGCATCGTCAGGATGGTGTACGACGAGCAGAAGGATTCCGGCGAGCAGTTGGGCGCCCCCGACACCGTCTTCAAGGGCATCCCGAAGGGCTACATCCACAACGGCGGCCGGATCGCGTTCGGCCCGGACGGCATGCTCTACGCGGGCACGGGAGAGAGCGGCAACACCGGACTGGCCCAGGACCGCACATCGCTCGGCGGCAAGATCCTGCGCCTGACCCCGGAGGGGGATCCGGCCCCGGGCAACCCGTTCCCGGACTCCGCCGTGTACTCCTACGGCCACCGCAATGTGCAGGGTCTGGCCTGGGACTCCAAGCAGCGCCTGTTCGCCTCGGAGTTCGGTCAGGACACCTGGGACGAGCTGAACACGATCAAGCCGGGCGACGACTACGGCTGGCCGGACGCCGAGGGCAGGTCCGACGACAAGAAGTTCCACAACCCGATCGCCACCTGGCACACCGACGACGCCTCCCCCAGCGGGATCGCCTACGCCGAGGGATCCATCTGGATGGCCGGGCTGAAGGGCCAGCGGCTGTGGCGCATCCCGCTGAAGGGCACAGAGGCCTCGGCGGATCCGCAGGCCTTCCTGAAGGGCGAGTACGGCCGGCTGCGCACGGTGGTCTCCGCGGGCGGCGACAAGCTGTGGCTCGTCACCAGCAACACCGACGGTCGCGGCAGCCCCAAGGAGGGGGACGACAGGATCCTGGAGATACAGGTCAGCTAG
- a CDS encoding aldo/keto reductase, whose protein sequence is MERRTIGAAALAVGAVGLGCMPMSWAYNGSRQRGDESLRAVHRALDLGSTLLDTADMYGPFTNELLLGRVLKERRADAFVSTKVGLLVGEQHIVANGRPGYVKRACDASLRRLQTDVIDLYQLHREDPEIPVEETWGAMAELVQAGKVRSLGLCAMGARGGRRSGGRLYDATIRKLQRVQQVFPVSAVEAELSVWSPEALESLLPWCTARGIGFLAAMPLGNGFLTGTLTPGEGFEPDDVRARHPRFTAEMMAANQPIVSGLRRVAARHGEGTTPAQVALAWVLAQGGHVIPVPGTKQERWVTENAAATALRLTGQDLTELAELPPAQGSWD, encoded by the coding sequence GTGGAGCGCAGGACGATCGGCGCGGCGGCGCTCGCAGTGGGAGCCGTCGGACTCGGGTGCATGCCGATGAGCTGGGCCTACAACGGGTCACGGCAGCGGGGTGACGAGTCCCTCAGGGCCGTGCACCGGGCGCTCGATCTGGGCTCGACGCTGCTGGACACTGCCGACATGTACGGCCCGTTCACCAACGAGCTGTTACTGGGGCGGGTGTTGAAGGAGCGGCGCGCGGACGCGTTCGTGTCCACCAAGGTCGGCCTGCTGGTGGGTGAGCAGCACATCGTGGCCAACGGCCGCCCCGGCTATGTGAAGCGGGCCTGCGACGCGTCCCTGCGGCGGCTCCAGACCGATGTGATCGACCTCTACCAGCTGCACCGCGAGGACCCAGAGATCCCGGTCGAGGAGACCTGGGGCGCGATGGCGGAGCTGGTACAGGCCGGAAAGGTACGGTCGTTGGGGCTGTGCGCGATGGGAGCGCGGGGCGGCCGCCGCTCCGGGGGCCGGCTGTACGACGCGACGATCCGCAAACTCCAGCGGGTCCAGCAGGTCTTCCCGGTGAGCGCGGTGGAGGCCGAACTGTCGGTGTGGTCGCCGGAGGCGCTGGAGTCACTGCTGCCGTGGTGCACGGCACGCGGCATCGGTTTCCTGGCGGCGATGCCGCTCGGCAACGGGTTCCTGACCGGCACCCTCACCCCCGGCGAGGGCTTCGAACCGGACGACGTCCGCGCCCGCCATCCCCGCTTCACCGCCGAGATGATGGCCGCGAACCAGCCGATCGTCTCCGGTCTGCGCCGCGTGGCGGCCCGGCACGGGGAAGGGACCACACCGGCGCAGGTGGCGCTGGCGTGGGTCCTGGCGCAGGGCGGTCATGTGATCCCGGTGCCGGGCACCAAGCAGGAGCGGTGGGTGACGGAGAACGCGGCGGCGACCGCACTGCGACTGACCGGACAGGACCTCACAGAGTTGGCGGAACTGCCTCCGGCACAGGGGTCTTGGGACTGA
- a CDS encoding helix-turn-helix transcriptional regulator, whose product MLGSVETRSVSPVFVGRTEEMNSLNEALARAAAGEPQALLLGGEAGVGKTRLVEEFATAACRQGAVVALGGCVEIGADGLPFAPFSTALRALRRALPAELADAAAGQEEELARLLPEVGEGLSVRGTGRHDEESLARLFELTARLLERVSAERTVVVALEDLHWADASTRHLLAYLFRTLRTGRLVVLATYRADDIHRRHPLRPLLAELDRLRTVRRIELARFNRDEVSRQIAGILAAEPNPAQVDDIFERSDGNAFFVEELAVCATEGCGTGLTDSLRDLLLVRVESLPERTQRVARVVAEGGSTVEYRLLAAVTGLAEDDLIEALRAAVNANILLPAPEGDGYRFRHSLVREAVADDLLPGERSRLNRRYAEALEADPTLVPADERVTRLASYWYHARDAAKALPAVLDASVTARRRHAYSEQLRLLERAMELWDTTPEDVRAALRPVDYTEVYPPCGCDPATTPLRYLDLMAEAAVAGRLGGERERALMITKRALHHLEDDGDPMRAAWFWVQRSHLVQALTRGDGWAELATAKDLVCGLPPSEVHADVLANVAHWSMIHAPGPDAITAAESAVEYARMVGAREIEMNARLTHAGLIVESGGVETGLDEMFEILRQTVEDDISAVASRVYVNLPNALEAIGRSREAVPILEEGLGYARKFGLSDKEAWIWGNLAESLYSLGRWDRAAESATRAELVGRSAKPRGFHAGNRAALSLARGDLTEAARQLTAARGYFGTHDKTPQHELPLTELAIGIAAGEGRLLDARAELERVLDSGFPPGTQRYAWPLLLTAAAMEADALGLSVAEQGRAKILDRIREAARPLTTNAPVWLAHERWVRAELLRAESAATPDHWYEAVTAFEPLERPYDLARVRHRLAQALLSAPGGVEQPERDQATELLRLAHAAADHLGARPLADAVALLAQRARLALTAAPAPDRSDPVRSLGLTGRERDVLRLVALGRTNRQIAEELFISPKTASVHVSNILAKLGVSGRGEAAAVAHRLGLFPAESLHVPITE is encoded by the coding sequence ATGCTCGGCTCTGTGGAGACCAGGTCCGTCAGTCCCGTGTTCGTCGGCCGCACCGAAGAAATGAACAGCCTGAACGAAGCGCTCGCCCGCGCCGCCGCGGGCGAGCCGCAGGCGTTGCTGCTCGGCGGTGAGGCCGGTGTCGGCAAGACCCGGCTCGTCGAGGAGTTCGCCACCGCCGCCTGCCGGCAGGGCGCGGTCGTCGCCCTCGGCGGCTGCGTCGAGATCGGCGCCGACGGACTGCCCTTCGCCCCCTTCTCCACCGCCCTGCGTGCCCTGCGCCGCGCCCTGCCCGCCGAACTGGCCGACGCCGCCGCGGGCCAGGAGGAGGAACTGGCCCGGCTGCTGCCCGAGGTCGGCGAGGGGCTCTCCGTCCGCGGCACCGGCCGCCACGACGAGGAGAGCCTGGCCCGCCTCTTCGAACTCACCGCCCGCCTCCTGGAGCGCGTCTCCGCCGAGCGCACCGTCGTCGTCGCCCTGGAGGACCTCCACTGGGCCGACGCCTCCACCCGCCACCTGCTCGCCTACCTCTTCCGCACGCTGCGCACCGGCCGCCTGGTCGTCCTCGCCACCTACCGCGCCGACGACATACACCGCCGCCACCCGCTGCGCCCCCTGCTCGCGGAACTCGACCGGCTGCGCACGGTCCGCCGGATCGAACTCGCCCGCTTCAACCGGGACGAGGTGAGCCGTCAGATAGCCGGGATCCTCGCCGCCGAACCGAACCCCGCCCAGGTCGACGACATCTTCGAACGCTCCGACGGCAACGCCTTCTTCGTCGAGGAACTCGCCGTCTGCGCCACCGAGGGCTGCGGCACCGGCCTCACCGACTCCCTGCGCGATCTGCTCCTGGTCCGCGTCGAGAGCCTGCCCGAACGCACGCAGCGGGTCGCCCGGGTCGTCGCCGAGGGCGGCTCCACCGTGGAGTACCGGCTGCTCGCCGCGGTCACCGGGCTCGCCGAGGACGATCTCATCGAGGCGCTGCGGGCCGCCGTGAACGCCAACATCCTCCTTCCGGCACCCGAGGGCGACGGCTACCGCTTCCGGCACTCCCTGGTCCGCGAGGCCGTGGCCGACGACCTGCTGCCCGGCGAACGCTCCCGCCTCAACCGCCGCTACGCCGAGGCCCTGGAGGCCGACCCCACCCTCGTCCCCGCCGACGAACGGGTCACGCGGCTGGCCAGCTACTGGTACCACGCCCGCGACGCCGCCAAGGCCCTGCCCGCCGTCCTGGACGCCTCCGTCACCGCCCGCCGCCGACACGCCTACTCCGAACAACTCCGGCTCCTGGAACGGGCGATGGAGCTGTGGGACACCACTCCCGAGGACGTCCGGGCCGCCCTGCGCCCCGTCGACTACACCGAGGTCTACCCGCCCTGCGGCTGCGACCCGGCCACCACCCCGCTGCGGTACCTCGACCTGATGGCCGAGGCCGCCGTCGCCGGGCGTCTGGGAGGCGAACGCGAACGCGCCCTGATGATCACCAAGCGGGCGCTGCACCACCTGGAGGACGACGGTGACCCCATGCGCGCCGCCTGGTTCTGGGTTCAGCGCTCCCACCTCGTCCAGGCCCTGACCCGCGGCGACGGCTGGGCCGAACTGGCCACCGCCAAGGATCTCGTCTGCGGTCTGCCGCCCTCCGAGGTGCATGCCGACGTCCTGGCGAACGTCGCCCACTGGTCCATGATTCACGCCCCCGGCCCCGACGCCATCACGGCCGCCGAAAGCGCCGTGGAGTACGCGCGCATGGTCGGCGCCCGCGAGATCGAGATGAACGCGCGACTCACCCACGCGGGTCTCATCGTCGAGTCCGGTGGCGTCGAGACCGGGCTCGACGAGATGTTCGAGATCCTGCGGCAGACAGTCGAGGACGACATCTCCGCCGTCGCCAGCCGTGTCTACGTGAATCTCCCTAACGCCCTCGAAGCCATCGGGCGCTCCCGGGAAGCCGTGCCGATCCTGGAGGAGGGACTCGGCTACGCCCGGAAGTTCGGCCTGTCCGACAAAGAGGCCTGGATCTGGGGCAACCTGGCCGAGTCCCTCTACTCCCTGGGCCGCTGGGACCGGGCCGCGGAATCCGCCACCAGGGCCGAACTCGTCGGCCGCAGCGCCAAGCCCCGCGGCTTCCACGCCGGGAACCGTGCCGCACTCTCCCTTGCACGCGGCGACCTGACCGAGGCGGCACGCCAACTCACCGCCGCACGCGGCTACTTCGGTACCCATGACAAAACCCCCCAGCACGAACTCCCCCTGACCGAACTGGCCATCGGCATCGCCGCCGGCGAGGGCCGCCTCCTGGACGCCCGCGCCGAACTCGAACGCGTCCTGGACTCCGGCTTCCCACCCGGTACCCAGCGCTACGCCTGGCCCCTGCTGCTCACCGCCGCCGCCATGGAGGCCGACGCCCTCGGCCTGTCCGTCGCCGAACAGGGCCGCGCGAAGATCCTCGACCGCATCCGGGAGGCCGCCAGGCCCCTCACCACCAACGCGCCCGTCTGGCTGGCCCACGAACGCTGGGTCCGCGCCGAACTGCTGCGCGCCGAGAGCGCCGCCACCCCCGACCACTGGTACGAGGCCGTCACCGCCTTCGAGCCGCTGGAACGCCCCTACGACCTCGCCCGCGTCCGCCATCGGCTCGCCCAGGCACTGCTGTCCGCACCCGGCGGTGTCGAGCAGCCCGAACGCGACCAGGCCACCGAACTCCTGCGCCTCGCCCACGCCGCCGCCGACCACCTCGGTGCCCGCCCCCTCGCCGACGCGGTCGCGCTTCTCGCCCAGCGCGCCCGCCTCGCCCTGACCGCGGCCCCGGCACCCGACCGGAGCGACCCGGTCCGCTCTCTCGGCCTCACCGGCCGCGAACGTGACGTACTGCGCCTGGTCGCCCTCGGCCGCACCAACCGCCAGATCGCCGAGGAACTCTTCATCTCGCCGAAGACGGCCAGCGTGCACGTCTCGAACATCCTCGCCAAGCTCGGCGTGTCCGGCAGGGGAGAGGCCGCGGCGGTGGCGCACCGGCTGGGGCTGTTCCCGGCGGAGTCTCTCCACGTGCCGATCACAGAGTGA